From Cyprinus carpio isolate SPL01 chromosome A7, ASM1834038v1, whole genome shotgun sequence, a single genomic window includes:
- the lpcat4 gene encoding lysophospholipid acyltransferase LPCAT4: MMMKMKMKMKRSAHTPHPFTHEVNVTAAQRIQGIILGVVLFPVRITLATLFFLLMWPIARLRLAGLSEAERAEPVRGWRRWLFHHIMLFLSRAVFFSVGFLWIRVKGRQAGLKEAPVLVVAPHSGFLDMLVVCATGLPMVVSRSENCRLPVIGALLEFNQSVLVSRKDPESRKKCVSQICERVTSDGRWPQMLMFPEGTTTNGQALIKFKPGAFLAGVPVQPVLLHYPGEPDTVRWTWKGLTWLGTLWHTTSQIYTSVTVEFLPVYTPSQEEKQNPDLYAENVQKLMAKALRVPATDYVMEGRFPVKKLGNLSLPLEPPAQETLKLLREHGLTDAHVETVMNDVLDSCPSGQSTTVTADHLTTLLGLKDRRTAVKICSLYSKDDTVDLRQVCLSVSAVSGFRSLESLIHTAFTWYDTDQDGLLSAGDLSGLMGALVGVPQYEVAEMYTALTTRGRPTEASLQDLLKTHPVYGKVLSEYLHSSRLADGNHNGIPNGKTNGNNNGIYNGHGASSRTSD; encoded by the exons atgatgatgaagatgaagatgaagatgaagaggagcGCGCACACTCCGCATCCGTTCACGCATGAAGTGAATGTAACAGCAGCTCAGCGGATTCAG GGAATCATTCTGGGCGTCGTTCTGTTTCCTGTCCGCATCACCCTCGCCACCCTCTTCTTCCTGCTCATGTGGCCCATCGCTCGCCTGCGATTGGCCGGTCTGTCGGAGGCGGAGCGGGCGGAGCCTGTGCGGGGCTGGCGTCGGTGGCTCTTCCATCACATCATGCTCTTCCTCAGCCGCGCCGTCTTCTTCTCCGTGGGCTTCCTGTGGATTAGGGTCAAAGGGCGTCAGGCGGGATTGAAGGAAGCGCCGGTTTTAGTCGTAGCGCCTCACAGCGGCTTCCTGGACATGCTGGTGGTTTGCGCGACGGGTCTGCCGATGGTCGTGTCACGGTCGGAGAACTGCAGACTCCCCGTCATCGGAG cgCTGCTGGAGTTCAATCAGTCCGTGTTAGTGAGTCGAAAAGATCCTGAATCCAGGAAGAAATGTGTGTCTCAGATCTGTGAGAGAGTCACGTCTGACGGCCGCTGGCCTCAG ATGCTCATGTTTCCAGAAGGAACGACGACTAACGGCCAAGCTCTGATCAAATTCAAACCCG GAGCGTTTCTGGCCGGCGTTCCCGTTCAGCCCGTCCTGCTTCACTACCCCGGTGAACCG GACACAGTTCGCTGGACCTGGAAAGGACTGACGTG GCTCGGCACTCTGTGGCACACCACCTCTCAGATCTACACCAGCGTTACTGTGGAG TTCCTGCCCGTCTACACGCCGTCACAGGAGGAGAAGCAGAACCCAGACTTATACGCCGAAAACGTACAGAAACTCATGGCCAA AGCTCTGCGTGTTCCTGCCACCGATTATGTGATGGAGGGTCGATTTCCTGTTAAAAAGCTGGGAAACCTCTCGCTTCCCCTCGAGCCTCCGGCGCAGGAAACACTCAAACTGCTCCGTGAACAcgg TCTCACGGACGCTCACGTGGAGACCGTGATGAACGACGTTCTTGACAGCTGTCCCTCAGGTCAGAGCACCACTGTAACGGCCGATCACCTGACCACTCTTTTGGGCCTCAAGGACAGGAGGACGGCGGTGAAGATCTGCTCTCTTTACTCAAAG gatgATACGGTGGATCTGAGGCAGGTTTGTCTGAGTGTTTCTGCCGTTTCTGGGTTCAGGAGTCTGGAGTCTCTCATACACACTGCGTTcacg TGGTACGATACTGACCAGGATGGGCTGCTGAGCGCAGGCGATCTGTCCGGCCTGATGGGGGCGCTGGTGGGTGTTCCTCAGTACGAGGTGGCAGAGATGTACACGGCGCTGACCACCAGGGGGCGACCGACTGAAG CTTCTCTGCAAGATTTACTGAAGACGCATCCAGTTTATGGGAAGGTCCTCAGCGAGTATCTCCACTCCAGCAGGCTTGCAGACGGAAATCACAACGGGATCCCCAACGGGAAGACCAACGGGAACAACAACGGGATTTATAATGGTCACGGAGCGAGCAGTAGGACGTCCGACTGA
- the LOC109059950 gene encoding uncharacterized protein LOC109059950, translated as METLQPLYGDQCAPEQAFSSLSQSNTHRGSADPRPEEPNAEVTDAPHRGFQPASLDPGPSVSSNTRPSSPAHVHNTRHPPNRLHVPTPVHQETAPPLNIKPVALFADMNPSFHIPHVYPHIMPHFNPSWPVLVPHLGPSILSNASGPRHNPLCPLHAPQPFRASFSALVACEEPCSRVFGAHLNVCSARAPHLRRIGTEAELQERFRRWQRLTETARPFCSSGSDAEALACLFTRVLPSLSVHRPDLPFSAAVNAAVHEWRNISVSERQTYYNTARMFTEMEKQDKSTNRDPTTPQTDKRKGPHTQGKKTGKGSKKGVQGLAEGALAEYSQLMDALESKVSDGSEVTAAEEEDVCALFLNQLLDDTTEAGLDMDYISSLLSADDAQDTLPRRNPEPVAGCSDWTSEAQILPPSAVQQDYSASDGTNHMMENVSAPVQDNISVFQTLTQPLLLNHEGQSSQTDPNASVQETPRPDPDLQDFSAEADGNQKDVAELDSTTPSNCFSLQNYNSHHATFPKHDPEPPKTPVDEHDGEKNTVVGQKTEKCMHVGRAKDNNNMDSDTPVDSQRTRSVCTTQTVPNIQENNVHKNKKHKRRRKHQKITLPVARTTSKLDDKDERRLKMAENGLRKTQRKSAMKHGARAQETDSEIMKKAEIQQRVNRAETRSSHDAQIRKTRGEHLEDEFERRLKTVRRDAEQRTATSRKTAKLVGRRGPC; from the exons ATGGAGACCCTTCAGCCGCTGTATGGTGACCAGTGTGCACCTGAACAAGCGTTTTCATCTCTTTCACAATCAAATACACATCGAGGGTCCGCAGATCCGCGTCCAGAGGAGCCCAACGCAGAGGTCACTGATGCTCCTCATCGAGGCTTCCAGCCAGCATCTTTAGATCCGGGACCCTCGGTCTCCTCAAACACCCGTCCTTCATCTCCAGCTCACGTTCATAACACCAGACATCCTCCGAACCGTCTGCACGTCCCCACACCAGTCCATCAGGAGACCGCTCCTCCTTTAAATATCAAACCAGTAGCTCTTTTTGCAGATATGAACCCGTCTTTTCACATACCTCATGTCTATCCTCACATAATGCCTCATTTTAACCCCTCGTGGCCTGTTTTGGTGCCTCACTTGGGCCCTAGTATTCTCAGTAACGCTTCAGGGCCTCGTCACAATCCCCTCTGCCCCCTTCACGCACCTCAGCCGTTTAGAGCAAGCTTCTCCGCTCTCGTGGCCTGTGAAGAGCCCTGCTCTCGAGTGTTTGGAGCACATCTGAACGTCTGCTCTGCCCGCGCCCCACACCTGCGGAGGATCGGGACGGAGGCAGAGCTCCAGGAGCGCTTCAGACGCTGGCAGAGACTCACGGAGACGGCGAGGCCCTTCTGCTCCAGCGGTTCAGACGCCGAGGCTCTGGCCTGCCTCTTCAC GCGTGTGCTTCCCTCTCTCTCCGTTCACCGTCCGGATCTGCCGTTCTCTGCTGCCGTGAACGCAGCCGTCCACGAGTGGAGGAACATCTCCGTCTCTGAACGGCAGACGTACTACAACACCGCCAGGAT GTTCACGGAGATGGAAAAACAGGACAAGAGCACCAACAGAGATCCAACAACTCCTCAGACAGACAAACGCAAAG GTCCACACACGCAGGGGAAGAAAACAGGTAAGGGATCGAAAAAGGGCGTCCAGGGTCTCGCCGAGGGCGCGCTGGCCGAGTACTCACAGCTCATGGACGCTCTGGAGTCAAAGGTCAGCGAtgggtcagaggtcacagcagCTGAAGAGGAGGATGTGTGCGCGCTGTTCCTCAACCAGCTGCTCGACGATACGACTGAG GCTGGTTTGGACATGGACTACATCAGCTCTCTGCTCTCCGCAGACGATGCCCAGGACACGCTTCCCAGGAGGAATCCCGAGCCAGTCGCTGGATGCTCGGATTGGACTTCTGAAGCTCAGATTTTGCCTCCGTCCGCTGTCCAGCAGGATTACAGCGCCTCTGACGGCACAAATCACATGATGGAGAACGTATCAGCGCCAGTTCAGGATAACATCAGTGTGTTTCAAACATTAACTCAACCTCTGCTGCTGAATCACGAGGGCCAGAGTTCCCAAACGGATCCAAACGCTTCAGTTCAAGAAACTCCTCGTCCTGATCCTGATCTTCAAGACTTTAGTGCAGAAGCTGACGGAAACCAAAAAGATGTTGCTGAACTTGATTCCACCACTCCATCCAACTGCTTCAGTCTTCAGAACTACAATTCCCATCATGCAACATTCCCCAAGCATGACCCAGAACCACCAAAAACCCCTGTGGATGAGCACGACGGAGAGAAAAACACGGTAGTTGGGcaaaaaacagagaaatgcaTGCATGTAGGACGTGCAAAAGACAACAATAACATGGATTCAGACACTCCCGTAGATTCCCAGAGAACGAGAAGCGTTTGTACTACACAGACAGTGCCCAACATTCAGGAAAATaatgtacacaaaaataaaaaacacaagagACGACGCAAGCACCAAAAGATCACGCTGCCTGTCGCAAGAACGACATctaaattggacgataaagacGAAAGGAGGTTAAAAATGGCTGAAAACGGACTTAGAAAGACTCAACGAAAATCAGCAATGAAACACGGAGCACGAGCGCAAGAAACAGATTCAGAAATAATGAAGAAAGCAGAAATACAGCAGCGTGTGAACAGAGCCGAGACGAGGTCCTCACATGATGCTCAGATCAGGAAAACTAGAGGAGAACATTTGGAGGATGAATTTGAGAGGCGATTAAAAACAGTCAGACGAGATGCAGAGCAGCGAACAGCGACGTCCAGAAAAACAGCTAAACTTGTCGGTCGAAGAGGACCGTGCTGA
- the LOC109059951 gene encoding H/ACA ribonucleoprotein complex subunit 3-like, with translation MFLQYYLNESGDRVYTLRKLDPSGQPTSSAHPARFSPDDKFSRHRVTIKKRFGLLLTQQPRPVL, from the exons ATGTTCCTGCAGTATTATCTGAACGAGAGCGGCGACAGGGTTTACACTCTGAGG AAGCTGGACCCGAGCGGCCAGCCCACCAGCTCGGCGCATCCCGCCCGCTTCTCACCCGACGACAAGTTCTCCAGACACCGCGTGACCATCAAGAAACGTTTCGGCCTGCTGCTAACGCAACAACCGCGGCCCGTGCTCTAA